The following proteins are co-located in the Candidatus Nitrotoga sp. AM1P genome:
- a CDS encoding RHS repeat-associated core domain-containing protein, translating into MNYYRLFLLSLILSANATFTNAFAADRSPELSYSGYGTAPELKMAIYSIWLAQFGLVGCGFEQWSWIETPTYITGVPETSPICGGSHGYNYYYITKVCATGYVADSPSSPTSCSLPDGVVDLTKEKGAPDDQSCSKQAGNPINIAVGNKYQEEFDYVGTGAAPLTFSRIYNGQDGLWRHNFSAKLKIASDNIILVGADGRESYFSLSNGIATAELDELGKLTRKNELWVYTSPKQITSTFDDAGRLLRLEKPSGEDYTLTYGTDLSVRVTNNFGSFLELSINTTAQGQPSKLITGDVQINYVYDLQKRLIKRSVIRNGITESRTYIYDDSRNLKWLTGIIDERGVRYASWIYDNQGRAISSSHANGAELTTISYNTDGSSTVTNALGKQTTYQFQVIQGVKRITAIHGEPSLGCPMSNTTLTYDEHGLIKTKIDNKGIITVYDYDGRGLEISRTEAAGTSQARTTTTTWHTEFFLPLTITEPGRTTTYTYDDHGWLLGQTSVGTNAPTERTWTYTYTAQGLPETTDGPRTDVSDITHYTYDTQGRLTSVTNALGHRTTLSNFDTSGHPQTLLNANNISSTLTYAPQGWLASISTAGSTTRFDYNAVGDITQTTRGDGSALTYTWDDARRLTAVTNNLGEKIEYSLDAMGNRTAQYLKNINGSLTKQNTWVYDELGRLLKSIGAGNQTRQQTYDLNGNPVLTIDPLSNINNQAYDPLNRLIQNTDPLNGITQFDHDAQGNLIQVKDSRGVTTRYQYDGLGNLSQLISPDSGTSIYLHDAAGNITQQTDARGVVTLYQYDALNRLTNKTFPANPALNIIYAYDMITSGNIGIGRLTALQDTGGLIGYKYDARGNLGEQLRFLTVAGIEQDESLKYTYNNANQLASISYPEGFSISYSRNNAGQITGINLTIGTQPPTALVSNISYLPFGPLKNLTWGNGIQLNRQYDQNYQLTTQTIGTWQSTLSYDANGNIKTRNHSLFGNLSYSYDALGHLTEEKSTVLRKTYSYDATGNRKQRSTYGTANGIEQQTATQTLTTATDSNRMLQNDSWAMTLSDAAGNTLRQSKNLVYAYNGQGRLNEVRNPINLYANYSYNALGQRILKRIFSANNAVTPTTTYSYLYGADGQLLGQKTYSSTGKPSKAQYWVWLGGQPIAGIELEYTGKGAVNKTSQYYLHSDHLNTPRMATNQSKALLWSWNSDAFGASGVNGDTHGNKPSLDMPLRFPGQLYDAHTAMNYNYFRDYDPNTGRYIQSDPIGLQGGINTYTYVNGNPLSYTDALGLAQFGKRPLDGMPFKLNNLVDNYFNTEISHEQIFYEDGKQPANEGFFGDSTVRPDNPNNLSKYEMFGPHYDDTTMREAVEAAKRDIKPYCLIGNNCQDFADKIRKEYESRRPKACYK; encoded by the coding sequence ATGAACTACTACCGCCTGTTTTTGTTGTCCCTCATCCTGAGTGCTAATGCCACGTTTACCAATGCGTTTGCAGCAGACCGCAGCCCTGAACTATCGTATTCCGGATATGGAACTGCACCAGAGCTAAAGATGGCCATATACTCGATATGGCTAGCCCAATTTGGACTAGTTGGCTGCGGCTTTGAACAATGGAGCTGGATCGAAACACCAACCTATATAACGGGCGTGCCGGAAACAAGCCCAATATGTGGGGGTTCGCATGGTTATAATTATTACTATATAACCAAGGTGTGCGCTACCGGCTATGTTGCTGACAGTCCTAGCTCGCCCACTTCCTGCTCGCTTCCAGATGGCGTGGTTGACTTAACCAAAGAAAAAGGGGCGCCTGATGATCAGTCCTGCTCCAAGCAAGCGGGAAACCCGATTAATATTGCTGTTGGCAATAAATATCAGGAAGAATTTGATTATGTTGGAACGGGCGCTGCCCCGTTAACGTTCTCCAGGATATACAACGGCCAAGATGGGCTGTGGCGCCATAATTTTTCGGCCAAGTTGAAAATTGCATCCGACAATATTATTTTGGTAGGGGCAGATGGGCGGGAATCCTATTTTTCTTTGAGTAATGGCATTGCGACTGCCGAGCTGGATGAGCTTGGAAAATTAACCCGCAAAAATGAATTATGGGTTTACACCTCTCCCAAGCAAATAACCTCCACTTTTGATGATGCTGGACGCCTGCTCCGGCTGGAAAAACCGTCCGGGGAAGACTACACGCTCACGTATGGGACGGATCTAAGCGTACGGGTGACAAATAACTTTGGAAGCTTTCTAGAACTCTCTATCAATACGACGGCGCAAGGGCAACCATCAAAATTAATCACAGGCGATGTTCAAATAAACTATGTCTACGACCTTCAAAAACGTCTGATTAAGCGCAGTGTTATCCGCAATGGAATCACCGAATCGCGCACGTATATCTATGACGACAGCCGCAATTTAAAATGGCTCACCGGTATTATTGATGAACGCGGGGTGCGTTATGCCAGTTGGATTTATGACAACCAAGGCCGCGCTATTTCAAGTTCACATGCCAATGGCGCTGAGCTGACAACCATCAGCTATAACACCGATGGCTCATCCACAGTCACTAACGCGCTGGGCAAACAGACCACCTACCAGTTTCAGGTTATTCAGGGCGTGAAGCGCATTACCGCTATTCACGGAGAGCCGTCACTTGGCTGCCCGATGAGCAACACCACGCTTACCTACGACGAACACGGGCTGATCAAAACAAAAATCGACAACAAGGGCATAATCACTGTCTATGATTACGATGGCCGTGGCTTGGAAATCAGCCGTACCGAAGCCGCAGGGACATCTCAAGCCAGGACGACAACCACTACCTGGCACACAGAATTTTTCTTGCCGTTAACGATAACTGAACCCGGTCGCACCACCACCTACACTTACGACGACCACGGATGGCTGCTAGGCCAAACCAGTGTTGGCACAAATGCCCCAACCGAGCGCACTTGGACCTACACCTACACAGCGCAAGGCTTGCCCGAAACCACCGACGGCCCGCGCACGGACGTATCGGACATCACCCATTACACCTATGACACCCAAGGCCGCTTGACCAGCGTCACCAACGCCCTTGGCCACCGTACCACACTGAGCAATTTTGATACATCCGGCCATCCGCAAACACTGCTTAATGCCAACAATATCAGCAGCACCCTGACCTACGCCCCGCAGGGCTGGCTGGCCTCAATCAGCACGGCAGGCAGCACCACCCGGTTTGACTACAATGCAGTGGGTGACATCACCCAGACCACCCGGGGAGATGGCAGCGCGCTAACCTACACCTGGGATGACGCACGCCGCTTGACCGCCGTCACCAACAACCTAGGCGAAAAAATCGAATACAGCCTCGATGCCATGGGCAACCGCACTGCCCAATACCTCAAAAATATCAACGGCAGCCTGACCAAACAAAACACCTGGGTTTATGACGAACTGGGGCGTTTGCTCAAAAGCATAGGCGCTGGTAACCAAACCCGCCAGCAAACCTATGACCTCAACGGCAATCCGGTACTCACCATCGATCCGCTCAGCAATATAAACAACCAGGCCTATGACCCACTCAATCGCCTGATACAAAACACCGATCCACTCAATGGCATTACCCAATTTGACCATGACGCCCAGGGTAATCTGATCCAAGTCAAAGACTCGCGCGGCGTCACGACACGATACCAATACGACGGCCTCGGCAACCTGTCCCAACTGATCAGCCCTGACAGCGGTACCAGCATCTACCTGCACGACGCTGCCGGCAATATTACACAACAGACTGACGCCCGTGGTGTCGTCACCCTCTATCAGTACGACGCCCTCAATCGCCTCACCAACAAAACTTTCCCGGCAAACCCTGCGCTGAATATCATCTATGCCTATGACATGATCACCAGTGGCAACATCGGCATTGGTCGGCTGACGGCCCTACAGGACACTGGCGGCCTGATTGGCTACAAATACGATGCACGCGGCAACCTGGGCGAACAACTCCGCTTCCTGACAGTGGCAGGGATAGAGCAGGACGAAAGCCTCAAATACACCTATAACAACGCCAACCAACTAGCTAGCATCAGCTACCCGGAAGGCTTCAGCATAAGCTATTCGCGCAACAATGCCGGCCAAATTACGGGCATCAACCTGACCATAGGCACACAACCCCCTACCGCACTAGTCAGCAACATCAGCTACCTGCCCTTTGGCCCACTCAAAAACCTGACCTGGGGCAATGGTATCCAACTGAACCGACAATACGACCAAAACTACCAGCTGACCACACAAACTATTGGCACCTGGCAAAGCACCCTCAGCTACGATGCCAACGGCAACATTAAAACCCGCAACCACAGCCTGTTTGGCAACCTAAGCTACAGCTACGACGCATTGGGCCACCTCACCGAAGAAAAAAGTACCGTCCTACGTAAAACCTACAGTTACGACGCCACCGGCAACCGTAAACAACGCAGCACTTACGGCACCGCCAATGGAATAGAACAACAGACCGCCACACAAACATTGACCACCGCTACCGACAGCAACAGAATGCTGCAGAACGACAGCTGGGCAATGACACTGAGTGATGCCGCAGGCAACACCCTGCGGCAATCCAAAAATCTCGTTTACGCTTACAACGGCCAAGGCCGCCTGAACGAAGTACGCAACCCAATCAACCTCTATGCCAACTACAGCTACAACGCCCTAGGTCAAAGAATCCTCAAACGGATCTTCAGCGCCAACAATGCGGTTACCCCCACCACCACATACAGCTATCTATATGGAGCAGATGGCCAACTGCTTGGACAAAAGACCTACAGCTCCACCGGCAAACCAAGCAAAGCGCAATACTGGGTCTGGCTCGGCGGCCAGCCGATTGCCGGAATAGAATTGGAATACACCGGTAAAGGCGCGGTCAACAAAACCAGCCAGTACTACCTGCACAGCGACCACCTGAACACTCCACGCATGGCCACCAACCAAAGCAAAGCCCTGTTGTGGAGTTGGAATAGCGACGCCTTTGGAGCTAGCGGTGTTAATGGAGACACGCATGGCAATAAACCCTCCCTCGACATGCCCCTGCGCTTTCCTGGCCAGCTCTATGATGCCCACACAGCCATGAACTACAATTACTTCAGGGACTACGATCCCAATACCGGGCGATATATCCAGAGTGATCCGATTGGGCTTCAAGGGGGCATAAATACATATACATATGTAAATGGTAACCCATTGAGCTACACCGATGCGCTCGGGCTTGCCCAGTTTGGGAAGAGACCGTTAGACGGAATGCCTTTCAAGCTAAATAACCTCGTTGATAATTACTTCAATACAGAGATAAGCCATGAGCAAATCTTTTATGAGGATGGAAAACAACCAGCAAATGAAGGATTTTTTGGGGATAGTACGGTAAGACCAGACAATCCAAACAATTTATCTAAATACGAAATGTTTGGACCCCACTATGACGATACCACAATGCGAGAAGCTGTTGAGGCGGCCAAGAGAGATATAAAGCCATATTGCCTCATAGGCAACAACTGTCAGGACTTTGCGGATAAGATACGTAAGGAATATGAGAGTAGACGCCCGAAAGCATGCTACAAATGA
- a CDS encoding DNA-3-methyladenine glycosylase family protein produces the protein MTIVAAGAISTIVDPFGPAVAHLAASDPDWTNLIARVGRCGLQPKPEREPYEALIRAVAHQQLHARAAEAILNRFLALYPDVPFPSPKSILATDGNILRACGFSTTKVTTVRGIADGTLDGAVPVRSAALAMTDEELVSRLVSLRGIGRWTVEMFLIFTLERPDVLPVDDFGVREGWRVMKSLSKQPLPKELSKIGLAWSPYRSTATWYLWRAAEEFKRLKSK, from the coding sequence ATGACTATTGTGGCAGCAGGTGCCATCAGTACGATTGTTGATCCATTTGGTCCCGCAGTTGCGCATTTGGCAGCCTCAGATCCCGATTGGACAAACTTGATTGCTCGCGTCGGCCGATGTGGATTGCAGCCAAAACCAGAACGTGAACCCTATGAGGCGTTGATTAGGGCAGTTGCTCACCAGCAACTTCATGCGCGGGCAGCCGAAGCAATACTTAATCGATTTTTGGCGCTCTATCCGGATGTACCCTTTCCGTCGCCAAAGAGCATTCTCGCTACCGATGGAAATATACTGCGCGCTTGTGGCTTCTCTACTACCAAAGTTACGACAGTTCGCGGAATCGCGGATGGGACTCTGGATGGGGCTGTACCGGTCAGAAGTGCTGCGTTGGCAATGACGGATGAAGAGCTGGTCTCTCGGCTGGTTTCGCTACGCGGTATTGGCCGCTGGACGGTAGAGATGTTTCTTATCTTCACGCTGGAACGCCCTGATGTTTTACCCGTTGACGATTTTGGCGTGCGTGAAGGTTGGCGGGTGATGAAGTCACTGTCCAAGCAGCCCTTGCCCAAGGAGCTGTCCAAAATTGGGTTGGCATGGAGTCCTTATCGCTCAACCGCTACTTGGTATTTGTGGCGAGCAGCAGAGGAATTCAAGCGTTTGAAATCCAAGTAG
- the cysG gene encoding siroheme synthase CysG produces MDFFPIFLNLKGKKCLVVGGGDVSFRKASVLAQAGALVKIVSPELCEAFKNIPNIEYVPVRFQAAHLNNITLVIAATDEIETNEEISNEAKKRNIPVNVVDNPDLCTFIMPAILDRSPLMVAFSTGGASPVLARILRGKLETLIPPAYGQLTAFAAKFRQTVKVHISNFSKRRIFWENVLEGPIAEKVFSGNDKSAETMLLAMLKDNNHGSVGEVFLVGAGPGAPDLLTFRALRLMQKADVVLYDNLVSKPVLEMTRRDAEKIFVGKMRGQHTMPQESINNLLVRLAKEGKRVLRLKGGDPFIFGRGGEEIETLSEHKINFQVVPGITAASGVAAYAGIPLTHRDHAQSCIFVTGHLKEGGMNLDWEMLARPNQTVVVYMGLHGLEILCSKLIAHGLPESTPAAIVQQGTTQNQRVVCGTLATLPKIAEAAKLKAPTLIIIGGVVKLREKLSWFEPDNT; encoded by the coding sequence ATGGATTTTTTCCCCATTTTTCTAAACCTCAAGGGAAAAAAATGCCTCGTTGTGGGAGGGGGTGACGTTTCCTTTAGAAAAGCTTCCGTGTTGGCGCAAGCGGGCGCATTAGTAAAGATAGTATCGCCAGAATTGTGCGAGGCTTTTAAAAACATTCCTAATATCGAATATGTTCCAGTTCGGTTTCAAGCTGCACATCTAAATAATATTACACTTGTCATTGCCGCCACAGATGAAATCGAGACCAACGAAGAAATTTCGAACGAAGCAAAAAAAAGAAACATACCCGTCAATGTGGTCGACAATCCCGATCTTTGCACCTTCATTATGCCCGCAATACTGGATCGCTCTCCCCTCATGGTCGCTTTTTCCACGGGAGGGGCATCCCCTGTTCTGGCAAGGATTTTAAGAGGCAAGTTAGAAACGCTGATACCGCCAGCATATGGCCAGCTAACTGCCTTCGCCGCCAAATTCAGGCAAACAGTCAAAGTACATATCAGCAATTTCAGTAAGCGTCGGATATTTTGGGAGAACGTGCTGGAAGGTCCTATTGCTGAGAAAGTTTTTTCGGGCAACGACAAATCTGCCGAAACCATGCTACTGGCTATGTTGAAAGATAATAATCATGGCTCAGTCGGTGAAGTATTTTTGGTGGGTGCAGGCCCAGGCGCCCCCGATTTGCTCACCTTCAGAGCACTACGGCTGATGCAAAAGGCAGATGTGGTGCTTTATGACAACCTTGTTTCCAAGCCGGTGCTGGAAATGACGCGACGCGATGCAGAGAAAATTTTTGTCGGCAAGATGCGCGGTCAACACACAATGCCGCAAGAAAGCATAAACAATCTATTGGTAAGGCTAGCAAAAGAAGGAAAACGGGTCTTGCGGCTTAAGGGGGGCGATCCCTTTATTTTCGGCCGTGGCGGGGAAGAAATCGAAACGCTATCAGAACACAAAATAAATTTCCAGGTCGTACCGGGCATCACCGCTGCATCCGGTGTTGCAGCCTATGCTGGAATACCGCTCACGCACAGGGATCATGCGCAGTCTTGTATTTTCGTAACGGGCCATCTGAAAGAGGGTGGCATGAACCTCGATTGGGAAATGTTGGCACGTCCCAATCAGACCGTTGTGGTCTACATGGGCCTGCATGGTCTCGAAATCCTATGCTCCAAACTAATAGCACACGGCTTGCCGGAATCCACCCCTGCCGCCATCGTGCAACAGGGAACAACACAAAATCAGCGTGTGGTGTGCGGAACTCTGGCTACATTACCAAAAATCGCAGAAGCTGCAAAACTTAAAGCGCCAACTTTAATCATCATAGGTGGCGTGGTGAAACTCAGAGAGAAACTCTCCTGGTTTGAACCTGATAACACTTAA
- the rnr gene encoding ribonuclease R, with amino-acid sequence MTNKKNNIRELDPFLERERAQYDHPLPSREYILQLLEKQGVPVAEEELCHILHIDEHEAELFTRRLRAMERDGQIMRNRKRAICVMDKLDLIKGKVQGHPDGFGFLIPDDGSTDLVLSAKEMHKALHGDTVMVREMGTDRRGRREASIVEVLERATQRLVGRLYEEHGIQFVVAENRRISQDILVAPGEHIGAKAGQVVMLEIMQQPSKNAQPIGRIVQILGNYADPGMEIEIALRKHDLPYEFPVDTKHQAEKIAPQVLPEDYAGREDLRQLPLVTIDGETARDFDDAVYCEPNANGFRLVVAIADVSHYVKPGDALDKEALNRGNSVYFPRRVIPMLPEELSNGLCSLNPHVERLCMVCDMQISAQGDIEAYRFYPSVMFSQARLTYNQVADMLVHPQGEMAQKFAAVLPQISHLHTLFKTLLQAREKRGAIDFETIETQMMFTDQGKIERIVPLVRNDAHRLIEECMLAANVCTANFLSERKHPVLYRVHEGPTPEKLEAVREFFKEFGLELGGGDKPEAGDYSKLLKQVKGRPDAALLQTVMLRSLRQARYCPENMGHFGLGYDAYTHFTSPIRRYPDLLVHRAIKAVLNNNQYKPKEKWDTLGIHCSMTERRADDATRDVEAWLKCFYMRDHLGSSFEGTVSSVTGFGLFVALDDLFIEGLVHVSELGTDYFHFDAAKHQMLGERSGKRYRLGDRVRVKVVRVDMESTKLDFVLDLPTGESPVKEAKIKKPKKTKLRHD; translated from the coding sequence ATGACAAATAAGAAAAACAACATTCGTGAGCTTGATCCATTCCTGGAACGTGAGCGTGCCCAGTACGATCATCCGCTTCCCAGCCGCGAGTACATTCTGCAATTGCTGGAAAAACAAGGTGTGCCGGTTGCCGAAGAAGAGTTATGCCACATATTGCATATTGATGAACATGAGGCTGAACTGTTTACGCGCCGTCTGCGTGCTATGGAGCGCGATGGTCAGATAATGCGTAATCGCAAGCGGGCCATCTGCGTGATGGACAAACTTGACCTGATTAAAGGCAAGGTACAAGGCCATCCCGATGGCTTTGGTTTTTTGATTCCTGATGATGGCAGCACCGATCTAGTATTGAGTGCCAAGGAAATGCATAAAGCATTGCATGGCGATACTGTCATGGTACGCGAAATGGGCACCGACCGGCGCGGGCGCCGTGAGGCCAGTATCGTGGAGGTGTTGGAGCGCGCCACCCAGCGTCTGGTCGGGCGGTTGTATGAGGAGCATGGCATTCAGTTCGTGGTAGCGGAAAATCGTCGTATTAGTCAGGATATCCTTGTTGCTCCAGGTGAGCATATCGGGGCAAAAGCGGGGCAGGTGGTGATGCTGGAAATTATGCAGCAACCCAGCAAAAATGCACAACCCATAGGCCGCATCGTGCAGATTTTGGGCAATTATGCCGACCCTGGCATGGAAATTGAAATTGCGTTACGCAAGCATGATCTGCCGTATGAATTTCCAGTCGACACGAAACATCAAGCTGAAAAAATTGCGCCCCAAGTACTGCCAGAAGATTATGCAGGGCGCGAAGATTTACGTCAGTTGCCGCTTGTCACCATAGACGGTGAGACGGCGCGGGATTTTGACGATGCGGTATATTGCGAGCCGAATGCCAATGGCTTCCGTCTGGTAGTAGCAATTGCCGATGTAAGTCATTATGTAAAGCCCGGAGATGCGCTGGATAAGGAAGCTTTGAATCGAGGTAACTCGGTATATTTCCCTCGCCGCGTTATTCCAATGTTGCCGGAAGAGCTTTCCAATGGCCTTTGTTCGCTTAATCCACATGTTGAGCGCCTGTGCATGGTATGTGATATGCAGATCAGCGCTCAAGGCGATATTGAAGCTTATCGCTTCTATCCATCGGTTATGTTCTCGCAGGCTCGCCTGACCTACAACCAGGTAGCAGATATGCTGGTCCACCCACAAGGCGAAATGGCACAAAAATTTGCCGCCGTGTTGCCGCAAATCAGTCATTTACATACCTTATTCAAGACTTTGCTGCAAGCCCGCGAGAAACGTGGTGCGATTGATTTTGAGACCATAGAAACTCAGATGATGTTTACCGATCAGGGCAAGATTGAGCGCATCGTACCCTTGGTACGTAACGATGCCCATCGCCTGATCGAGGAATGCATGCTGGCAGCTAACGTCTGTACCGCCAATTTCCTCAGCGAACGTAAGCACCCGGTGTTATATCGTGTGCATGAAGGCCCCACTCCTGAAAAATTGGAAGCCGTGCGTGAGTTCTTTAAGGAATTTGGCTTGGAACTTGGGGGAGGCGACAAACCTGAGGCTGGTGATTACTCTAAGCTGCTCAAGCAGGTTAAAGGGCGGCCTGATGCCGCTTTATTGCAAACAGTGATGTTACGCTCATTGCGCCAAGCCCGTTATTGCCCAGAAAATATGGGTCATTTCGGTCTCGGCTACGATGCCTATACACACTTTACTTCGCCCATTCGCCGTTATCCCGATCTGTTGGTGCACCGCGCTATTAAGGCTGTGTTAAATAACAATCAATACAAACCAAAAGAGAAATGGGACACACTTGGTATACATTGTTCCATGACGGAGCGGCGGGCTGATGATGCCACACGTGATGTTGAAGCGTGGCTGAAATGTTTCTATATGCGGGATCATCTCGGCAGCAGCTTCGAAGGCACGGTATCTTCAGTGACTGGCTTCGGCCTGTTTGTTGCGCTGGACGATCTTTTCATCGAAGGGCTGGTGCATGTGTCAGAACTCGGTACGGATTATTTTCATTTCGATGCGGCCAAGCACCAGATGCTAGGCGAGCGCTCTGGCAAGCGCTATCGCTTGGGAGATCGCGTGCGCGTTAAAGTCGTGAGAGTGGATATGGAGAGTACCAAGCTCGACTTCGTGCTGGATCTGCCTACTGGGGAATCGCCCGTTAAGGAAGCGAAAATTAAGAAACCAAAAAAAACCAAACTACGCCATGACTGA
- the rlmB gene encoding 23S rRNA (guanosine(2251)-2'-O)-methyltransferase RlmB — translation MTETRVIHGFHAVTARIRQHADSVLELYIDTQRRDPRVRDLLKLAESNNVRVVPVDTKRLDGMAGNARHQGVAARVDAAQKVRHLDDVLDTLTEPALLLVLDGVQDPHNLGACLRSADAFGIHAVIAPKDRAVGLNATVEKVACGAAETVPYITVTNLARTLRELQERDIWVVGADSEAKTDLYGFRHTGALAWVLGAEGEGLRRLTQETCDQLVRIPMLGSVESLNVSVSAGVCLFESRRQRMG, via the coding sequence ATGACTGAAACTCGTGTAATTCATGGTTTTCATGCCGTCACTGCGCGTATTCGCCAGCACGCTGACAGCGTGCTGGAACTTTATATAGATACCCAACGCCGTGATCCACGGGTTCGTGATCTGTTGAAGCTGGCGGAAAGTAATAACGTGCGTGTGGTTCCAGTGGATACCAAGCGTCTTGATGGCATGGCTGGCAATGCTCGTCATCAAGGGGTCGCCGCTCGCGTAGACGCCGCGCAAAAGGTGCGGCATCTGGACGACGTACTGGATACACTCACCGAACCCGCGTTGCTACTAGTGCTGGATGGTGTACAAGATCCGCATAACCTGGGTGCTTGTTTGCGCAGTGCCGATGCTTTCGGCATACATGCTGTTATCGCTCCCAAAGATCGCGCCGTTGGTTTGAATGCGACCGTGGAAAAGGTTGCCTGCGGCGCGGCAGAAACGGTTCCCTATATCACCGTTACCAACCTTGCACGTACCCTGCGCGAACTACAGGAGCGTGATATCTGGGTAGTCGGTGCGGATAGCGAGGCCAAAACTGACCTGTATGGGTTCCGGCATACCGGCGCATTAGCCTGGGTGCTGGGGGCGGAAGGAGAGGGCCTGCGTCGGCTTACCCAAGAAACCTGCGATCAACTGGTGCGTATTCCGATGCTGGGCAGCGTGGAAAGCTTGAATGTTTCTGTGAGCGCAGGGGTGTGTTTGTTTGAATCGAGAAGACAACGGATGGGGTAA